The nucleotide window AGGTTTTCTTTCTCCGTACTTCCTTCCAACGGTGGCCGGCGCATGACCTAGAACATAGTCGAGGATCGATTCTCTCATATCGACTTCCTCCGCGATGGTGCGGAAACGATGCCGCCATGCGTGATTCGGGCTGATGTTTTTGTCCTTGATCCCAACTTCCTGACGGACCCATGCCGCGATCCGCTCGCCCACCTTCCGAAAAGTTGGGTTCTGATCTGATCCCTTACGCGGGGATTTCTTCGCACAGAACAAGGGCCCCGAGGATTTCAGTACAAAATCAACGAAGCCTTGGCGGACTAGCTCAGGATGGATTGCGATTTCGCGCTCGCCGCCTCCCTTAACAGTGCCAGCGTCTGGCGTTATTCGCAGCATCCAAACGCCGTCAACTTTGCGGACGTCCTGCTTGCGAAGCTGAGCCATTTCACCGACTCTGGCACCGGTATACGCACACAGCGACGGAATCCATCGCCGCGCGGCGCGGTGCTCAGCTCCTGCTCGATCAGACATGGGGATCAACGATGCACGCAAGATCAGCGTGGCTTCGCCTTCCGTGTACCCTCTCTTACCTGTTTCTTTCGGGACTTTGACCTTGATCCGCAATGCTGGATTCTCATCCAGTATGCCATTGCTGATAGCCCACTCGCACACGGCTTTAATAGAGGCGATATACGTCTCCCTGACCGATTTCATCGCTATGCCACGGGCGACCTGGCGATCCTTCCAAGCGATGCACCATGTACGCGTCAAATTCCGGATATCTGGCACCTCATCAGCGATCTTCGCCATGATGGGCCGCCACTTCTTGATTGTACCCGCGCCTAGGTTAGCTTCGCTCGCATATCTGTCGAAAACCTTGAGCAGATGAAAGTCGCCGGCTGGCGCTACTGACGCCGTTTGGATTTCCAAAGGAGGAAATCGACCTTCGTTCGGATCGGGGCGATAGTCGCCATCACGCATGCGATGGAGCTGCTCGCGGGCCTGCAGGACGGCCTTATCCACGGCCTTTCCAACCAGCTCCCGACTTTCGAGTGTCAGGATATAGCCGTGGGCGGATAACCATCCCTCGATGCGCTTGGCATTGCGCGAGGTCCGCAACTTCTCGATGAGAGCCGCGGTCGCCTTCTGGTCTTTGCCTGCGAAAGCCATCTTTGCCTTCCCGTGGAAAGCTTGGTCGATGAGAAGCGGGCCGATGCTCGCATTCTGCGGATCATCGTGGTGCTCATCCATCAGCGATCGATAGATTTCACCTGCGATAGCTTCGGCCTGCCGATGAGACAGAGATTGCGTTCCCTGACGGAGCCGATGCCATCGTTCCTCGACCTCTGCCGACACTCGCGCATGGGCGATCTTGGCCTCCGCGGGATCGCGGGTTCTCAGCGAGATCTTCTCTTCCAGTTTGCCGACGAGTGATCGGAGCGCTTTCGGAACGCGCTTTCGATACCAGTAGATGCCAGAGGAATGACGAATTGGACGCGACATGCGAAGGACCATATGTACCGCCGTTGTGTACCAATCGGCGATTTAAAAGTCCTTACAGCTCAATGATTTGAGCAGTTTCAATAGCTTATAAGGGCGATGGCGGAGAGGGAGGGATTCGAACCCCCGATAGGCTTGCACCTATGCCGCATTTCGAGTGCGGTGCATTCAACCACTCTGCCACCTCTCCTTGGTGCCAAAGCGGGCGATTCACGCCCGGTGGTTGGGGCGTGTTCTAGGCGAGGAGCGGCGGATAGACAAGGCGGGGTGCGGCGGATTTCTCTCCGGAATCGACCGGAGAACGCCAGATCGCCGCCCCCGCGCGGCGCCGGGAGCCGCGGGAGATCAGGCCTTCTCCTTGCTATCCTTGTCTTTTTTGCCCTTGTCCTTGTCTTTCTCCTTGTCCTTCTCGCGTTCCTTCTTCGCCTTGTCCTTGTCGCGGCGGTTGGTGAAGCGGGCGTTGCCGAGGCCGGTGCCGATCGTGAGCACGCCCCAGCGCTCGAATTCCTGCATGAACGGCACTTCGCTGAGGCCCTGGGCAACGCCGTCATTGTGCATCAGGATCGCGGTGTCGTGCTTGCCGATCATCGGGATGCCTTCGAGCAGGCTGCGCGGCAGGTGGAACTTGCTGCTCTCCCAATTGCCGGGCAGGTTCTGGGCGCCCTTTTCGATGCTGCCGTCGGCGTTGATCACGCCCGGACAGGAAATGCCGATGAACGGCGCCAGCTTGAAGCCTTCGTCTTCGGCCTGCGCGATCAGATCCTTCAGCATCCGCGTCAGCCGCTTCACCGCGCCCTCACGGGTCGGCTCGTCCTCGGCGTGGCGCCACAGGTCGGACTTCCAGACCGAGGCTTTCGACAGGTCCGGCGCCTTCTTCCAGGCGGTCTCGACCACGCCGCAGCGGATGTTGGAGCCGCCGATATCGACCGCCAGGATGCTGTCGTGCGCCTCGAAGATCCACGACGGCGCCAGATGCAGGCAGCCGATCAGCCCGGCCTCGTCGGGATGAAACCGGATCGGCACCAGATCGACCGCGTGGCCCTCCGCCTTCAGCAGAATGTCGGTGCGGGCGATCGCCAATTCGCCGACCCGGCTCTGGCGGAAGCCGCCACCGACCACGATACACTCGGTGTCGGCCCAGGCCTTGGTGCGCAGGAAGCGCTTGGTGACATAGGCAAGCTCCTGGGCGAAATCCTCGATCGCGCTGTGCACCACCGCCGCGGCGGCGACGTCGTCGCTGGTCAGAGCCTCGTCGAGCGCGCCTTTGGCGATCTTCTTGGTGTCCCGCCGACCAAAAGGATCGTCGCCCGCCTCGCGCAGCGGCTTGCGCCAATCGTCGAGCAGGCGCTGGAATGCGCCCCGGCACGCGCGGTCGCCGAGAAACCCGTCGTCGTCCTTGATCTCGATATTGTAGCTGTCGATCTCGACCGAAGGCAGGCGCGTCGCGCCATGCCCGGCGATGCCGGCATTGGTGGCGGTATCCTCAGCCATCTGGAGCCCCCCGTTCGAACCGATCGACAACGATCCCGGAACCGGTTGGTTGCATGCCCGCTCCGGCTCCGCCTGCCGGGCCGTCCGCCGCCGGCAGATTCGCGGCCGCGCCGCCTTGACGGCAGTGACCCGGCGGGTATAAGTCACGCACCGGCGCGGGCAGGTCTCGCGCCGGATTGTTTTTGTGCGGCCAGAGGCGTGTTTTCGCCCGGCTCAAGTCCGTCCGCACCGAAGCCGCGGCGCTTTCGTCGTCGCACCCCGTCATCGACTGACCAAAAAGCCGGCCCGGGTTCACCCGAGGCCGGGTTCGAACACGAAGGAACAAAAAGATGTTCGCAGTCATCAAAACCGGCGGCCGGCAGTACCGTGTCGTTCCGGAAGATGTGCTCGAAGTAGGCAAGCTCGACGGCGACGTCGGCACCATCATCCAGCTCGGCGAAGTGCTGGTGCTGGGCGGCGACACCCCGGTTCTCGGCGCGCCCACCGTGGCCGGCGCCACCGTGGCGGCCGAAGTGCTGGACCACAAGCGCGGTCCGAAGGTGATCGCGTTCAAGAAGCGCCGCCGCAAGCACTCCAAGCGCAAGCGCGGCTATCGCGATGAAATCACCGTGCTGCGGATCACCGAGATCCTCGCCGACGGCAAGCAGCCTTCGGTCGGTCCCCGCCCCAAGCGCGCCAAGGCGGCCCCGGCTGCGGAAGCTGCCGAGTAAGTCGGCGCGCAGCAGGCGTGACAAAAAAGCGGGATGATTCCGTAACGGGATTCATCTAAAAGGCATTTCGGATTTTGGAGACGAGCCATGGCTCATAAAAAAGCGGGCGGTTCCTCGCGCAACGGACGTGATTCCGCAGGCAAGCGTCTTGGCATCAAGGCGTTCGGCGGCGAGCGCGTGATTCCCGGCAACATCATTGCGCGTCAGCGCGGCACCCAGTGGCATCCCGGCCTCAACGTCGGCATGGGCACTGATCATACCTTGTTCGCCAAGGTGGAAGGCCACGTCGAATTCCGCGCCAAAGCCAACGGCCGCACCTACGTATCGGTACTCCCGATTGCGATGCAGGCGGCCGAATAGACGGTGGACCGAAAATATGTGTCCGCCGGGTCCTGTCAAACCGGCGGAGCACACCTAAGGGCTCCAGGGGAGGCGGGATAACCGGCCTCCCCTTTTTCTTTGCGTAGTTCTACGGCGCATCTTCAGGAGCCCGCCATGTTGCAGGAGATCCCGACCACCACGCCCTCGTTGCGCGAGGCGAGACCTTGCGTCCTCGAGACCGAGCGGCTGACGCTGCGCAAACCGGTGCTCGCGGACGTTCAGGCCATCGCTTCGCTCGCCAATGATCGCCGTGTCGTCGAGATGACCCGGCGGATGCCGTTCCCGTACACCCGCGACGACGCCGCGCGCTTCGTCACCGCGCTGCCCAAGGGCAACGACAGCGTGTTCCTGATCGAGGCCGAAGACCTGGAGCCGATCGGCCTGGTCGGCGTCGACTGGAGCGACCGCGATGCGCCGGAGCTCGGCTATTGGCTCGGCGTGCAGCATTGGGGCAACGGCTACGCCACTGAAGCTGCACGAGCGGTGATCGACTTCACGTTCGAAGTGCACGGCGCCAGGCAGATGATCTCCGGTGCCCGCGTCATCAATCCGGCGTCGCGCAACGTGCTGGAGAAGTGCGGCTTTCAATGGACCGGTGTCGAGCTGCACCGCTTCGACGCGATCGCGTCATCGAGCCCCGTCGACTGCTTCCGCCTGACCCGCGGGGTGTGGTCGTCGCTGAAGAAGTGGGGCACGACCAAGCGGCGGTGCTGACGCAGACGTCGTCGGGAGAGTGTACGCATCGGCCGGGCCGCGCCCCGGCCGATGCTGTTTCCGAGACAGTCGTATCAAGCCTCACCTTTGCTGTTACCCACCGCTTAACCACCGCCGGAGGAGAAGCAACCGACCTCGGTCGGAACCGAGTTCAGCGGGGCGGGCAAGCTGCGTAGGACGGACTTCCAAACAGGGAGTTCCAAATGTCCGCTCATCGCTACATCCAAGCCGTCCTCGCCCGCGACCTCGCCGAAGACATCAAGCCGCTCGCGCCCGCGACGATCGATCAGATCGAACGCGCCGCCGACCGCGCCGCGGAGGCCGATCAGCATCGCGAGCGGACCGAACAGCTCAGCTTCCGCTTCGTCGATCTAGACCGCCGGTTCGGTATCTGATCCTGGCGGACAGGGCGCGTTCAATCGGCGTTTAACCATCGCCGGCTGATCGCGCCGCCTCCAACTTCACGCATACGCGATCTTCATCAACTACGTGTAGTCAGGCGTCAGTTCGACCAGGGAGGTCCAGATGCCCGTTTCGCCCGACCAGGCCGTCGCCGTCCGCGACGTGCGCGACGAATTCCGTGCCGACCTCGACGCGTTCGAGGCGACCGAGCGCAAGCTGTTGATCGAGGAGCGCCGCGAACGTGCGCGCGTGCTCAGCGAGAGGTTCAACGGCCTGACGCTGCGCGTCAGCGAGTAGTCACACGGCCGGCGGACGGGCCGCACGCTCGCGCCAGCCGAGATAAAGCCCGGAGCCGACGATGATCGCCGCGCCCACCATCAGCGCATGCGACGGGACATCGCCGAACAGCAGCCAGCCGAACGCGGCGGCGAAGATGATCATCGTGTACTGATACGGCACCACCACGCTCGCCGGCGCCAGCCGCAGCGATCGGTTGACGCACAGCAGACCGACCGCCGACACCGCACCCGAAATCGCGAACCAGACCAGATCGCCGGGGGGCGGCGTCATCCAGCCCGACGGAGCCAGAACGAGGCCGAGCAGCAGCGTTCCGGCGAATTGCTGCGAGGCCAGCACCATGTCCGGGGTCTGGCGCAAGAACCGCGTCAGCAGCAGCAGCCCTGCGAACAGCACGCTGGCGAGGATCGCGATCAGCGCCGGCCAGCTCACGGTCTGGGCCGAGGGCTGCAGCGCGATCAGCACGCCGACGAAGCCGATCACGATCGCGATCGCCCGCGGCTTGTCGATCGGCTCGCCGAGAAACAGCGCAGCGCCGACGGAGACGAACAGCGAGGAGGCGAGATAGAAGGTGATGACGTCGGCGAGCGGCAGATAGACGGTGGCCAGATAGAACACCGCGACTTCGCAGGCGGCGATCAACGTCCGCGCCAGTTGCAGGCCCGGCCGCTCCAGCCGCGCGAACGCCTTGCGCTGACGCCAGATCAGCGGCGACAGCACCAGCAGCCCGGCCAGCGCCCGCAGCAGCAGCAATTGTCCGACCGAATAGGTCGCCACCACGGTCTTGCCGGCCGCGTCGGAGAACGAGAACGCCAGCATCGCCAGCAGCATCAGCAGGATGCCGGCGATCCGCGCGGTGCGCGGATCGGATGCGGTGGTGATTTTGGCGAACAGCCCCATATCTGCCCTGTCGGTCATGACCGGCGCTTATCGCGCCGCTGCGCGAACCGACGCAAGGCGTCGCAGCGTCGCTTCGACTTTCAGACTGCGGCAGCGGCCGGCGATGATCGAAGTATTGCCGCGCCCCCCGACCTTACGATACGGATGGCCCATGAAATTCCTCGATGAAGCCAAGGTTTACATTCGCTCCGGCGACGGCGGGAACGGCTGCGTGGCGTTCCGCCGCGAGAAGTTCATCGAGTTCGGCGGCCCCAATGGCGGCAATGGCGGCCGCGGCGGCGACATCATCGTCGAGGCGGCCGACGGCCTCAACACGCTGATCGACTACCGCTACCAGCAGCATTTCAAGGCGCCGAAAGGCGGCAACGGCATGGGTAGCGACCGCCACGGAGCCGGCGGCAAGGACGTCGTGATGAAGGTGCCGGTCGGCACCCAGATCTTCGACGAGGACAAGGAAACGCTGATTTACGACTTCACCAAGGTCGGCGAGCGGTTCGTGCTGGCGAAGGGCGGCAATGGCGGCTTCGGCAACGCCCATTTCAAATCCTCGACCAACCGCGCGCCGCGCCACGCCAACCCCGGCCTGCCCGGCGAGGAGCGCTGGATCTGGCTGCGGCTGAAGCTGATCGCCGATGCCGGCCTGGTCGGCCTGCCGAATGCCGGCAAATCGACCTTCCTGTCCAAGGTCAGCGCCGCCAAGCCGAAGATCGCCGACTATCCGTTCACGACGCTGCATCCGCAGCTTGGGGTGGTGAACAGCGACGGCCGCGAATTCGTTCTTGCCGATATTCCCGGCCTGATCGAAGGCGCCCATGAGGGCGCCGGCCTCGGCGACCGTTTTCTCGGCCATATCGAGCGCTGCCGGGTGCTGCTGCACCTGATCGACGCCACCTGCGAACACGCCGGCAAGGCCTACAAGACGGTGCGCGGCGAACTGGAAGCCTATGCCGACGCGCTGACGGACAAGATCGAGATCGTCGCGCTGAACAAGATCGACGCGGTCGATCCGGACGAATTGAAGAAGCAGAAGGACCGGCTGAAGCGGGCCGCCAAGAAGACGCCGCTGCTGCTGTCCGGCGTCACCGGCCGGGGCGTGCCGGAGGCGCTGCGGGCGCTGGTCGCGGTGATCGGCGAAGCGCCGGTCTCCGACAAGGCGATCGGCACCGCCGACAATCCGGCCGAAGCCAAACCGTGGGCGCCCCAGGACGCCTGAGCGGCCCCGCCATCCGGACCACCGCAAGCCCCGGTGACGACAGCTCTGCCGGTCCGTTCGCACGGCTTGCGCGAGCCGGCGCCGTGCTGCAAAACGAGCCTCTTCCCGCCAGTCGCCGCGCTTTAGCGCCCCGCGACGCTGTGATCGATATACTCCCATGGCCAGCCCCAAACTTCGCGATTTCCGCCGTATCGTCGTCAAGGTCGGCTCGTCGCTGCTGATCGATTCTGCCGCCGGTGAGGTGCGGGCCGGATGGCTGGCGGCGCTGGCCGCCGACATCGCCGAGCTGCATCGCGGCGGCCGCGACGTGATGGTGGTATCGTCCGGCTCGATCGCGTTGGGCCGCAGCCGCCTGAAGCTGCCGCGCGGCCCGCTGAAACTCGAGGAAAGCCAGGCCGCCGCCGCGGTCGGCCAGATCGAACTGGCACGAACCTGGTCCGAAGTGCTCGGCGCCCACGGCATCGGCGCCGGCCAGATCCTGGTGACGTTCCAGGACACAGAAGAGCGACGGCGCTACCTCAACGCCCGCTCGACCATCGGCAAGCTGCTGGAATGGCACGCGGTGCCGGTGATCAACGAGAACGACACCGTCGCGACGACCGAAATCCGCTACGGCGACAACGACCGGCTCGCGGCCCGGGTCGCCACGATGGCCAGCGCCGATCTGCTGATCCTGCTGTCCGACATCGACGGGCTGTACACCGCACCGCCCGGCAGTGATCCCGACGCCACGCTGATCCCGGTGGTCGAAGCGATCACCGCCGAGATCGAAGGGATGGCCGGGGCGGCCGGTTCGGAGCTTTCGCGCGGCGGCATGCGCACCAAGATCGAGGCGGCCAAGATCGCGACCTCCGCCGGGACGCATATGCTGATCGCCTCCGGCAAGATCGATCACCCGCTCAAGGCGATCGCCGAGGGCGGCAAGTGCACCTGGTTCCTGACCCCCGCCAATCCGGTCACGGCGCGCAAGCGCTGGATCGCCGGATCGCTGGAGCCGAAAGGAACGCTGACGATCGACGCCGGCGCGGTCAGCGCGCTACGTGCCGGCAAGAGCCTGCTGCCGGCCGGCGTGATCCGGGTCGACGGCCAGTTCTCGCGCGGCGATGCGGTGATCGTGCGCGGGCCGGATACTCACGAGATCGGCCGCGGCCTGGTCGCGTACGACGCCGAGGATGCCGAGAAGATCAAAGGCCGGTCGTCCCCCGACGTGATGATGATTCTCGGAATCACCGGCCGCGCCGAGATGATCCATCGCGACGACCTGGTGGTCGGGACGGCGCCGGCGTGATCAGGGCGCGATATCCTTGGGCGTAATGTCCTGGCGCCCGTGCAGCACACGCGCAATCCGAATGGCTCCCGCCTCGGCCGTAGAAGACCAGGTAACTACCGACAGGAAAACTCCGGACCGTTGGTGACAGTTCCGGGCGCCGCCGACCTGCACCAGGATTCGGCGTGAGCAGGTCGAACGTTTGGGTGATCAATTCGATCACTGCATCAGCAGCGTGTTCGTTATCAGTTGCAATAAATGACCAGATCTGGTCGAGGTCGGTGCGCGCGCGTGGACTTAGGCGACGATTAAGAAACACCTTTGGAGGCTGCTGCGCGCGCAGCAGCGAGCCTCTCCCGTCCACGTCGCTTCACATCCTCAGCCAAGGTCTTGGCGTCGAACTCCTCGCCCGGCCCGCTGTCCAGCCCCTTCTGGATCTCCGCCCGGAGCGCCTTGAGCTTGGCTTCGCGCGCCTGCATCTGGCGCAGGCTTTCCCGCACGACGTCGCCCGCGGTCTCGTAGCGACCGCTTTCGACCAGGCTGTCGACGAACGCCGCGGAGTGCTCGTCGAGGGTGTAGCTGCCGGCCATGGGAGCCTCCTTGAGCAGATTTCAGAAGGATAGGGATCACCCGGTTTCCCTGCAACCGGCTTGGCGTACCGGCATTTTCCTCCTATTTACATGACGTAACTCGGATTTTTCAGGCTCCAGCCCATGACCGCCTCGCTCAAAGCCATCGACGGCAGCGCCGAACTGACGACGCTGATGACCGACCTGGGCCGCCGGGCCCGCGCCGCGGCCCGGATCCTGGCGCTGGCGCCGCCGGAGCAGAAGAACCGCGCGCTGGAAGCGATGGAGCGGGCGATCCGCACCCATGCCGACAAGATCCTGGCGGCGAATGCCGAGGATGTCGCCGACGCCAAAGCGGCCGGTACCACCTCGGCATTTCTGGACCGTCTGACGCTGACGCCCGCGCGGGTGGAGGCGATGGCCGAAGGCATCGCGGTGGTGCGCGGCATCCCCGACCCGATCGGCGCCGTCACCGAGAGCTGGCAGCGGCCGAACGGCATGACCATCGAACGCGTCCGGGTGCCGCTCGGCGTCGTCGCGGTGATTTATGAGAGCCGCCCCAATGTCACCGCCGACGCCGGCGTGCTGTGCCTGAAGTCCGG belongs to Rhodopseudomonas palustris and includes:
- a CDS encoding type II toxin-antitoxin system RelE/ParE family toxin, whose protein sequence is MDGRGSLLRAQQPPKVFLNRRLSPRARTDLDQIWSFIATDNEHAADAVIELITQTFDLLTPNPGAGRRRPELSPTVRSFPVGSYLVFYGRGGSHSDCACAARAPGHYAQGYRALITPAPSRPPGRRDGSSRRGR
- the rpmA gene encoding 50S ribosomal protein L27 — its product is MAHKKAGGSSRNGRDSAGKRLGIKAFGGERVIPGNIIARQRGTQWHPGLNVGMGTDHTLFAKVEGHVEFRAKANGRTYVSVLPIAMQAAE
- the obgE gene encoding GTPase ObgE, which translates into the protein MKFLDEAKVYIRSGDGGNGCVAFRREKFIEFGGPNGGNGGRGGDIIVEAADGLNTLIDYRYQQHFKAPKGGNGMGSDRHGAGGKDVVMKVPVGTQIFDEDKETLIYDFTKVGERFVLAKGGNGGFGNAHFKSSTNRAPRHANPGLPGEERWIWLRLKLIADAGLVGLPNAGKSTFLSKVSAAKPKIADYPFTTLHPQLGVVNSDGREFVLADIPGLIEGAHEGAGLGDRFLGHIERCRVLLHLIDATCEHAGKAYKTVRGELEAYADALTDKIEIVALNKIDAVDPDELKKQKDRLKRAAKKTPLLLSGVTGRGVPEALRALVAVIGEAPVSDKAIGTADNPAEAKPWAPQDA
- a CDS encoding DMT family transporter, whose amino-acid sequence is MGLFAKITTASDPRTARIAGILLMLLAMLAFSFSDAAGKTVVATYSVGQLLLLRALAGLLVLSPLIWRQRKAFARLERPGLQLARTLIAACEVAVFYLATVYLPLADVITFYLASSLFVSVGAALFLGEPIDKPRAIAIVIGFVGVLIALQPSAQTVSWPALIAILASVLFAGLLLLTRFLRQTPDMVLASQQFAGTLLLGLVLAPSGWMTPPPGDLVWFAISGAVSAVGLLCVNRSLRLAPASVVVPYQYTMIIFAAAFGWLLFGDVPSHALMVGAAIIVGSGLYLGWRERAARPPAV
- a CDS encoding ROK family protein, which codes for MAEDTATNAGIAGHGATRLPSVEIDSYNIEIKDDDGFLGDRACRGAFQRLLDDWRKPLREAGDDPFGRRDTKKIAKGALDEALTSDDVAAAAVVHSAIEDFAQELAYVTKRFLRTKAWADTECIVVGGGFRQSRVGELAIARTDILLKAEGHAVDLVPIRFHPDEAGLIGCLHLAPSWIFEAHDSILAVDIGGSNIRCGVVETAWKKAPDLSKASVWKSDLWRHAEDEPTREGAVKRLTRMLKDLIAQAEDEGFKLAPFIGISCPGVINADGSIEKGAQNLPGNWESSKFHLPRSLLEGIPMIGKHDTAILMHNDGVAQGLSEVPFMQEFERWGVLTIGTGLGNARFTNRRDKDKAKKEREKDKEKDKDKGKKDKDSKEKA
- the proB gene encoding glutamate 5-kinase → MASPKLRDFRRIVVKVGSSLLIDSAAGEVRAGWLAALAADIAELHRGGRDVMVVSSGSIALGRSRLKLPRGPLKLEESQAAAAVGQIELARTWSEVLGAHGIGAGQILVTFQDTEERRRYLNARSTIGKLLEWHAVPVINENDTVATTEIRYGDNDRLAARVATMASADLLILLSDIDGLYTAPPGSDPDATLIPVVEAITAEIEGMAGAAGSELSRGGMRTKIEAAKIATSAGTHMLIASGKIDHPLKAIAEGGKCTWFLTPANPVTARKRWIAGSLEPKGTLTIDAGAVSALRAGKSLLPAGVIRVDGQFSRGDAVIVRGPDTHEIGRGLVAYDAEDAEKIKGRSSPDVMMILGITGRAEMIHRDDLVVGTAPA
- a CDS encoding GNAT family N-acetyltransferase → MLQEIPTTTPSLREARPCVLETERLTLRKPVLADVQAIASLANDRRVVEMTRRMPFPYTRDDAARFVTALPKGNDSVFLIEAEDLEPIGLVGVDWSDRDAPELGYWLGVQHWGNGYATEAARAVIDFTFEVHGARQMISGARVINPASRNVLEKCGFQWTGVELHRFDAIASSSPVDCFRLTRGVWSSLKKWGTTKRRC
- a CDS encoding DUF6538 domain-containing protein; its protein translation is MSRPIRHSSGIYWYRKRVPKALRSLVGKLEEKISLRTRDPAEAKIAHARVSAEVEERWHRLRQGTQSLSHRQAEAIAGEIYRSLMDEHHDDPQNASIGPLLIDQAFHGKAKMAFAGKDQKATAALIEKLRTSRNAKRIEGWLSAHGYILTLESRELVGKAVDKAVLQAREQLHRMRDGDYRPDPNEGRFPPLEIQTASVAPAGDFHLLKVFDRYASEANLGAGTIKKWRPIMAKIADEVPDIRNLTRTWCIAWKDRQVARGIAMKSVRETYIASIKAVCEWAISNGILDENPALRIKVKVPKETGKRGYTEGEATLILRASLIPMSDRAGAEHRAARRWIPSLCAYTGARVGEMAQLRKQDVRKVDGVWMLRITPDAGTVKGGGEREIAIHPELVRQGFVDFVLKSSGPLFCAKKSPRKGSDQNPTFRKVGERIAAWVRQEVGIKDKNISPNHAWRHRFRTIAEEVDMRESILDYVLGHAPATVGRKYGERKPQSQYREISKIPVIDIGAGKNPGHWLTKKPKAPAIVTPAGERKPARRNMVASSM
- a CDS encoding type II toxin-antitoxin system ParD family antitoxin; translation: MAGSYTLDEHSAAFVDSLVESGRYETAGDVVRESLRQMQAREAKLKALRAEIQKGLDSGPGEEFDAKTLAEDVKRRGRERLAAARAAASKGVS
- the rplU gene encoding 50S ribosomal protein L21; the protein is MFAVIKTGGRQYRVVPEDVLEVGKLDGDVGTIIQLGEVLVLGGDTPVLGAPTVAGATVAAEVLDHKRGPKVIAFKKRRRKHSKRKRGYRDEITVLRITEILADGKQPSVGPRPKRAKAAPAAEAAE